The DNA sequence ACCAAGTCGACCGCTTGCGCTGAAAGCGATGCCGATGGCGCGATCGTGGAAATCTCCTGTTCGATTTCCAGGCGCAGCGTGGCTCCGTCGTTGATGTGCGGCACCACCTTCAGTGTCACACCCACGTCCTGGCGTTCGATGGTGGTAAACGGATTGTTTGCGCCGGACGAGTCCGTTGTGTAACTGCCGGTCTGAAAGGGCACGTTCTGTCCCACGAGAATTTCGGCCTCCTGATTGTCCAGCGTCAGCAGACTGGGCGTCGACAGGAGGTTGCTCTTGCTGTTGGCAGACAACGCAGTGATCAATGCGCCGAAGCTGCGCGTGCCGACCCCAATAATCGCGCCATCAGGAAGGTTGCTTGGTATCTCGTCCTCGTTGATCGAATTGAGCACACTACCGATGGATATGCCGGTATTGCCGAAGCTGACGCCGCCGGCACCGCCCGTGCCTCCGCGCGCATCGACCGCCCACTGGACGCCGAGTGCGTCGGTGATATCGCCGGAAACTTCAACGATGGCAGCCTCGACCATAACCTGCGCACGTGGAATATCTAGCTGACGCACGATCGACTCCAGGGTGCCGATCAGTTCGGGTTCGGCGAGCATGACCAGGGCGTTGAGGCTTTCATCGGCGCGAATCAGGATGTTCTGCGAACGGCCGCCCTGAACCTCGCCATCCACTGGTGTTGCGAGACCTTCGGAAATATCGCCGAGGGTCTCGGCCAAGGACTTGGCATCGTTATGGCGCAGGCGGATGACGCGTGTATTGGCCGATCGGGTGCTTGGCGTGTCGAGTGTCCTCGCCAGATTGGCAAGTTTCTGCCGCGCCTGTTCCGGCCCGGTAAAGATCAGTCGATTGGTGCGTGAATCGGCAATGATTTGTGCGCCTGCGGTATCCCGGGCTTCGCCCCGTGCCAGCGTGTTGCGCAGCACCTCGGCAATGTCCACGGCCCAGCCATACTGCAGATTGACCACGCTGTGGTCGTCGGTTTGGGCGCGGTCGAGTTGACGGACCAGATCTTCGATGCGGGCGATGTTTGCACTGCGATCACTGATGATCAGTGCATTGGCCGAACCGACCGCGGCGAGATGGCCATATTGCGGGACCAGCGGGCGAATCAGTGGGATCAATTCGGTGGCAGAAGTGTGCTGGACCTGGATGACACGGGTTTCCAGCAGATCGCCGCCGGCCGGTCCTCCGCCTGCCTCCGATTTTGCTTCGGCGTTCGGCACGATTCGCGTGACTTCGCCCTGGGTGAGCACGCTGAATCCGTGAGTCGCCATGACCGACAGGAACAGCTGGTAGACCTCTGCTAGCGAGAGCGTCGTCGATGACACGACACTGACCTGTCCCTTGACCCGTGGGTCGACGATGAAGGTCTGCCCCGTCAGTTGGCTGATCTGATCGACGAAGGCGCGAATGTCGGCATCCTTGAGGTTGATCGTCCAGCCGTCCTGTTGGGTTTCGCTCGGCTCGATTCCGGGGTCGACCGCCAGCAAGGGCAGGGGAGCGGCGAGTACGCCAACGGCGATCAATGCAATCAACGGGCGAGAGGAAAAAGGCAGCATCAGTCAGTCGTCTTCCGTGGGCTGTTCATCGGTGGGCATGGTTTCTGGTGGGCTGGTGGCCCCTTCCATCTGTTGGCGGAGCGCTTCCATTTGCTGTTGCAGCATTTCCGCTTGCGGGTCGACGTACTCCGTCTCCGCAGGGTCGCTGTAGTCCGGCAGGTTGTCGGGTACCGCCGTAGCGGAGCGAACGCTCGGGAAATACAGACTTTCGACGCGGCCGCCTCTCAGTATTTCGACTCTGTCAGGGTGAACGCTGTGCAGGCTGACATCTGGTTCCAGTTCCTCTTCGACCCGATATAGCTGTGGTGGAAAGCCGCTCAGCTGGATTATTGCCGTGGAACGGGCCGGATCGGCGTGTACGAAGCTGCCTAGCAAGGTCAGATCGGAATTTGATGTCCCGGCTGTGTAGCCCTGGCTGGACGATACGGGGGTGCCGAATAGGCTTTCCATGCGTTGAAGATCCGGCGCGACGCCCGCTGGCTGGCTGCTCTGCGCAGCAGCCGCCGAGGGCGCCTGGGTAAGTTGCAGCCATTCCCTGATCTGACCAGCCAGATAGAGACTGAAGAGCACGACGATAGCCGCGCTGATGATCAGCGGCGCGTGTTGGCGAACGTTCTGCAGGGTGGCGGTGGAAGCCAAGCCAGGCACTCCGTGAAACTGAATAAGGGTGAACGCTGTTTGGGTAGAGGTTGGTGGGTACCGTCGATGTCCGGCATGCCTGGAGTCTAGACCAGACCATGACAACTGAAGCACCTAAAATAGCCAGTGCAAATGACTGTTTTTCAGGCAAAAGGTGCCCGGCAACGTGCGATTCCTGGCAGTGATTGCAAATGGCCGGATTTTTTCTGAAAAAAACGCTGCGCACAGTTGACTTGGTTCGGGTGGATGCGTAAATTGCGCGCCTCGCAAGGCGATCAACCGGTTGGTTACTCGGTTGGCCACTGCTTAACAGCAAGCCTTACGATTCGGACGAAAGTCCGGCCGACGCGCAGCGGTAGTTCAGTCGGTTAGAATACCGGCCTGTCACGCCGGGGGTCGCGGGTTCGAGTCCCGTCCGCTGCGCCATATTTACTTCCAGGCCCTAGCCGCCGGGAAGTCTCGCAAAAAGCGACCTTCGGGTCGCTTTTTTCGTTTCTGCCTCGCCGTTATTTAGCGCATCCATTCGAGAGTGTCCTGGCTGATTTTCGCTGGCTCCTTGAGCACGCCGCTCTGCCGTGCGGATAAGCGATTGTTTACCGCGCTCAGCTTTCTTAGTTACGCATCCGCGCTCTGCATATCGGGACGTCGCCTGATCGCACCGTGCAGCGATGGTACTTACCTCTGTCCTCTTGCTCTGCACTGTCATGGCGCGTTCTGCTCGGTCTAGCGACGTGGTTGCCGAGCGATCGAGCGCACCCTTGCGGTTTCTTGCTGTCAGTAATGCGTGACGACATCCATCTGCCATGGGCACGCGGCTAACTGACGAGGGGCCTTGAATGTTCGGTTTGGAAGCTCTCGAGCTTGCGCGGATCCAATTCGCTTTCACCATTTCCTTTCACATCATCTTTCCGGCGATCACGATCGGGCTGGCCAGTTTTCTCGCCGTGCTGGAAGGGCTATGGCTCAAGACCAAACGTGGTGTATATCGCGACCTCTACCACTTCTGGCTGAAGATATTCGCCGTCAACTTCGGCATGGGCGTGGTCTCCGGTATCGTCATGGCCTACCAGTTCGGCACCAACTGGAGCGCGTTCTCGGAGTTCGCCGGCAGCGTGACCGGGCCATTGCTGGCCTATGAGGTTTTGACCGCGTTTTTCCTTGAGGCCGGGTTCCTCGGCGTCATGCTATTTGGCTGGAACCGCGTCGGACCGGGGCTGCACTTCTTTTCCACGATCATGGTGGCGGTCGGCACGCTGATCTCGACCTTCTGGATCCTGGCCTCTAACAGCTGGATGCATACGCCCCAGGGCCACGAGATCATCAATGGCATTGTGGTGCCGGTGGACTGGTTCGCCATCGTCTTCAACCCGTCGTTTCCGTATCGGCTGACACACATGGCGATCGCGGCGTTTCTTGCCACGGCGTTCATGGTCGGTGCTTCGGCGGCCTGGCACCTGCTGCGTGGACGAGACAATCCGGCGGTTCGCAAGATGTTTTCCATGGCCATGTGGATGGCGCTGATCGTTGCCCCGATTCAGGCTGTGGTCGGCGATTTTCATGGTCTGAATACGCTCGAGCATCAACCCGCAAAAATCGCTGCGATGGAAGGACACTGGGATAACTCCTCTGGCGAGCCAACCCCTCTACTGCTGTTTGGCTGGCCGGACATGGAGCGTGAAGAGACGCGCTTCAAGGTCGAAATTCCGTACCTCGGCAGCCTGATTCTCAAGCACAGCCTGACCGAGCCCATTCCGGCCCTCAAAGATTTCCCTCCAGAAGACCGGCCCAACTCGACGATCGTGTTTTGGACGTTCCGGATAATGGTCGCGCTGGGTTTTCTGATGATCCTCACCGGCGTATGGAGTCTTTTGCTGCGGCGCAGCGGCAAGTTGTATGAATCGCGTGCGTTTCTGCGGCTGGCATTGTGGATGGGACCTTCGGGACTCATCGCAATCCTCGCCGGTTGGTTCACGACGGAAATTGGCCGTCAGCCGTGGGTTATTTACGGTGTGATGCGCACCGCCGATGCAGTCTCGAATCATGGTGCCGAACAGCTGGGCCTGACGCTGGCGCTGTTCGTGCTCATCTACTTCGCAGTGTTCGGCATCGGTTTCGTCTACGTGCTGCGGTTGATTGCGAAAGGGCCGGTCATCAACGAAGGCAGCGAGAAGGGCGCAGGTGGGCCCGGTGAAAAAAGAACGCCGATGCGGCCGATTTCGGCCGCCGACGAGGCGATTCCCCATGAGCACGGCGATCAACTGGGCGAGAGGAACTGAATATGGGTGTCGATCTTTCGCTGATCTGGGCTGTGATCATCATTTTCGGGATCATGATGTACGTCGTAATGGACGGCTTCGACCTGGGTATCGGAATTCTTTTCCCGTTCCTTGCCGACAGTTCCGAACGTGACGTGGCGATGAACACCGTGGCGCCGATCTGGGATGGCAACGAGACCTGGCTGGTGCTGGGCGGTGCCGGACTGTTCGCCGCTTTCCCGCTGGCTTACTCAGTCGTGCTGTCCGCTCTGTATCTGCCGATCATTTTCATGCTGATGGGGCTGATTTTTCGCGGTGTCGCCTTCGAGTTTCGTTTCAAGGCGAGCGCTACGCGCCAACATATCTGGGACAAAGCTTTCATTGGTGGCTCGCTCGCCGCGACCTTCTTCCAAGGCGTCGCATTGGGCGCCTTCATCCACGGCTTTCCGGTGGCCGATCGGGCCTATGTCGGTGGCCCGCTGGATTGGTTGACGCCGTTCTCGGTGTTCTGCGGGCTGGCCTTGATCGTCGCTTATGCCTTGTTGGGTTGCACCTGGTTGATCATGAAAACCGCCGGTGATCTGCAGCGGCGCATGCACGATATAGGTGTGCCGCTGGTCTGGGCGCTGCTGGCGGTGACCGGCGTCGTGAGCCTGTGGACACCGCTGACGCATCCGGACATCGCCGAGCGCTGGTTCAGCATGCCGAACCTGTTTCTCTTCATGCCGGTGCCAATCCTGGTACTGCTGTGCACATACGGCCTGCTGCGGTCGATCGCACGCTACGCTCATTACTCACCGTTCCTGTTCACATTGGCGCTGATCTTCCTTGGCTACAGCGGCCTGGGCATCAGCCTCTGGCCGAACATCATTCCGCCGTCGGTAAGCATTTGGGAAGCTGCCGCGCCGCCGCAGAGCCAGGGTT is a window from the Pseudomonas sp. MTM4 genome containing:
- the gspD gene encoding type II secretion system secretin GspD, producing the protein MLPFSSRPLIALIAVGVLAAPLPLLAVDPGIEPSETQQDGWTINLKDADIRAFVDQISQLTGQTFIVDPRVKGQVSVVSSTTLSLAEVYQLFLSVMATHGFSVLTQGEVTRIVPNAEAKSEAGGGPAGGDLLETRVIQVQHTSATELIPLIRPLVPQYGHLAAVGSANALIISDRSANIARIEDLVRQLDRAQTDDHSVVNLQYGWAVDIAEVLRNTLARGEARDTAGAQIIADSRTNRLIFTGPEQARQKLANLARTLDTPSTRSANTRVIRLRHNDAKSLAETLGDISEGLATPVDGEVQGGRSQNILIRADESLNALVMLAEPELIGTLESIVRQLDIPRAQVMVEAAIVEVSGDITDALGVQWAVDARGGTGGAGGVSFGNTGISIGSVLNSINEDEIPSNLPDGAIIGVGTRSFGALITALSANSKSNLLSTPSLLTLDNQEAEILVGQNVPFQTGSYTTDSSGANNPFTTIERQDVGVTLKVVPHINDGATLRLEIEQEISTIAPSASLSAQAVDLVTNKRSIKSTILAEDGQVIVLGGLIQDDVTRTDSKVPLLGDIPFLGALFRSTQETHIKRNLMVFLRPTVIRDRAGLAALSGKKYSDIRVIETGSDSPSILPATPERLFDGQGQPAPAIDLRSNEPEQRRAIPKAPATQRAPAVSAPIPQREQSSIRSGWAVQVASLQNRDSAEALRGKLGAEGFDTYIRTTGRTHRIFVGPMEQRQEASRVRDQLSEEQRLDGFVVSFDAGDN
- a CDS encoding cytochrome ubiquinol oxidase subunit I is translated as MFGLEALELARIQFAFTISFHIIFPAITIGLASFLAVLEGLWLKTKRGVYRDLYHFWLKIFAVNFGMGVVSGIVMAYQFGTNWSAFSEFAGSVTGPLLAYEVLTAFFLEAGFLGVMLFGWNRVGPGLHFFSTIMVAVGTLISTFWILASNSWMHTPQGHEIINGIVVPVDWFAIVFNPSFPYRLTHMAIAAFLATAFMVGASAAWHLLRGRDNPAVRKMFSMAMWMALIVAPIQAVVGDFHGLNTLEHQPAKIAAMEGHWDNSSGEPTPLLLFGWPDMEREETRFKVEIPYLGSLILKHSLTEPIPALKDFPPEDRPNSTIVFWTFRIMVALGFLMILTGVWSLLLRRSGKLYESRAFLRLALWMGPSGLIAILAGWFTTEIGRQPWVIYGVMRTADAVSNHGAEQLGLTLALFVLIYFAVFGIGFVYVLRLIAKGPVINEGSEKGAGGPGEKRTPMRPISAADEAIPHEHGDQLGERN
- a CDS encoding type II secretion system protein N, which gives rise to MASTATLQNVRQHAPLIISAAIVVLFSLYLAGQIREWLQLTQAPSAAAAQSSQPAGVAPDLQRMESLFGTPVSSSQGYTAGTSNSDLTLLGSFVHADPARSTAIIQLSGFPPQLYRVEEELEPDVSLHSVHPDRVEILRGGRVESLYFPSVRSATAVPDNLPDYSDPAETEYVDPQAEMLQQQMEALRQQMEGATSPPETMPTDEQPTEDD
- the cydB gene encoding cytochrome d ubiquinol oxidase subunit II, whose amino-acid sequence is MGVDLSLIWAVIIIFGIMMYVVMDGFDLGIGILFPFLADSSERDVAMNTVAPIWDGNETWLVLGGAGLFAAFPLAYSVVLSALYLPIIFMLMGLIFRGVAFEFRFKASATRQHIWDKAFIGGSLAATFFQGVALGAFIHGFPVADRAYVGGPLDWLTPFSVFCGLALIVAYALLGCTWLIMKTAGDLQRRMHDIGVPLVWALLAVTGVVSLWTPLTHPDIAERWFSMPNLFLFMPVPILVLLCTYGLLRSIARYAHYSPFLFTLALIFLGYSGLGISLWPNIIPPSVSIWEAAAPPQSQGFTLVGALLIIPLILMYTAWSYYVFRGKVSAEDGYH